Sequence from the Chryseobacterium culicis genome:
CTTTGCCAGAGGAGTTATTGAAACAATTAAGAAACTAAACTGGGTACCGGATGTTATCCATTTAAATGGATGGATGGCTTCTTTTGTTCCAATTTATCTTAAAACGTATTACGAATCAGATACTTATTTCAAAGACGCAAAAATTGTACTTTCTCTTTACAATGAGAAAGATGCTGACCTGGATAAAAAGATTGACGAAAAACTACAGTTTGATAATATTTCAGGATTAAAAGCGTTAGATAACCCAACTATTAAAAGTTTTGTTATCGAGAGTATGAACTATGTAGATGCCGTTGTGAAAGGGGACGAGTTTCTGGATGAAGACCTGGATAAGGCTTTCAACGAAACTGCAACCCAAAAATCAGAATATCTGGACATAGATTCAATAAATCAACTTTATTAAAAACACATTTTTAATGACTCATAATCTTAAAAGGACTTTCGCCATGCTTCTATTGGCGATTTTTGGAAGTACATTCCTTTATAACTGTGAACCTGATCCGGATTCTCTTGGTGAGCAGTTGTTCAATAATGATGCTGCGCAAGGTAATGAAATTGCATATCCCGTTATCGCATACAATTACAACAACAATGATTCCATCAGAAGTGATGCTGCCAGACTGATCAGTGGGGTGAGCGAATCTGGTGCTGCTTCTTATGTTGGTGTGCTTGGAGCTTTTACTGAAGGTGAATTTGGAATGCAGAGAGCGTCTTATGTTACCCAGCTAAGAATGCCGGTAGATAATTTCGACTTCAACGGTGCGAATCCGAAAGTGGATTCTGTAGTTCTTGTGGTAAGACCACCAGCGAATACAACTACGAATACCTACTTCTTTGAAAGCGATTCATTAAAAACAAATACGTTTGAGAAAAGTGATTTCCCTGTAGACGGAGTTGCTACGGCTGTTTCAATTGAGAGAAAAACGTATCCTGTTCGTAAATACGGTAAAATAGGCGGGGCTTCAAAATCAATGAAAGTTAATGTACATGAAGTTACTACATTTTTAGACTCGAATGACGATACTTTCAAACGTTCCAATAAGAGTATTAGTACTGGTGAACTGTTAGGTTCAGGAGTATTTAACGGTAACATCAGTTCTTTATCTATTACTAAAAAATCGGATAACTCAGTTGTATTTACCGGAAACTTAGGATTCAGAATAAAACTGAGCAATACAAACTTTTTCCAGACTCATATCCTTGATAAAAAAGGAAAACCTGAGCTTCAGGATGCTTCAAACTTTATCAGATATTTTAAAGGGATAAAAATTTCTGTTGATGAAACTGATAGATACCTTTACCAGTTCTCTCCTGACGATTTACAGCTTGTCATGTATTACAAATATGATAAAACAGAGAATGGAACGACTACAAGACCACAAACAACACTTAATTTCAACTTAGGAGGTTCTAATGCTCATATCGGATTGTATGAATACAGCAGATCAGGATCATCTGTAGCCAATGCATTGGCTGCAAGTAATCCTAATGAAGGTGATGAGAGGCTTTTTGTTCAGGGAATGGGAGGTCCTTCTGTTGTCGTGAAAATTAAGGATGAAACCATTGCACAACTTAAAGATGTTTATAATAAAGAAAAAGCAGGTATTGTAAGTGCTAAGGTTAGAATCTATCTGGATCCTTTAAGCTGGAAAAATAAAAATTCAACGGAAGATCGTAAGTTTTCAATTTTGACCAATACATTAAACAGTAATGGTACTATTGATTACTCAAAGTTAGGCTTTACATCAGATCTGACTTCAGGGCTTGGTCTATATTATTATAAAGACAATCCTGGGTACTATGATTTTGTAGTAACAAAAACCATCAAGGATCTTGTTGAAGGTAAAAAAGAAACTGTAAATGGAGTTGAACAGCTGATAACGAATAAACCGTTAGTGATCAGTGCCGGAACATTTGCTGCAACTGCTACAGGAAGCCTTTTAGGAGTTCGTAATACGACAAGAGCGATTGATATGAACAGAATTATCCTGACAGGTATAGATAAAACAAATACGAATCCAAAAAGAATCCAGCTAATGGTGACTTACGGGACGAAAAAATAAACATTAAACAACACTAGACAAAATAAAATATGTGCGGAATAGTAGGATATACAGGTTTTCAAGACGCTTATGAAATCGTAATTAATGGTCTTAGAAGATTGGAATATAGAGGGTATGACAGTGCCGGAATTGTTTTAGAAGGTTCAGATAACAAGCTGGAAGTAGAAAAAACAAAAGGTAAGGTTGAGGATTTGGTGAATATTTCGAAAGAACTAAAAGGAAAGTCTAAAATTGGAATGGGACACACCCGTTGGGCAACCCACGGAGTTCCTAGTGACAGAAATTCCCACCCGCACTTGTCAAATAACGGCAAAATCGCAATCGTACATAACGGTATTATTGAAAATTATGATACCATTAAAACAATGCTTACTGAAAAAGGATTTACTTTCAAATCAGAAACAGATACAGAAGTACTGGTAAACCTTATCCAGTATTTCATGGATCTTAATCCTGAAACTGATTTCCCAACTGCGGTAAGATATGCATTGAATGAAGTATATGGAGCCTATGCAATCACTGTACTTCATGAAGATTATCCTGGAGTATTGGTGGTAGGAAGATTAGGTTCTCCTCTGGCAATAGGAATCGGAGATAAAGAATACTTTATTGCTTCTGATGCCTCTCCTTTCGTAGAATTTACAAAAGAAGCCATTTATCTTGAAGAAGGACATATGGCAACAATCTCTCTTGAAAATGGAGTAGATATCAGAACCATCAATGATAACTCTAAAATTGAGCCGGAGATTCAGGAGCTTAAACTAAGCCTTGAACAGATTGAAAAAGGTGGATATGAGCATTTCATGCTTAAAGAAATCTTTGAACAGCCTAAATCGGTACACGATACAATGAGAGGAAGACTTCTTGTAGACGAAGGTGTTATCAAAATGGCTGGAATCTGGGACCATGTTGAGAGATTCAAAAATGCGAACAGAATTATTATTATTGCCTGTGGTACTTCTTGGCATGCAGGTCTTATCGGAGAATATCTGATAGAAGAGTATGCAAGAATTCCTGTTGAAGTAGAGTATGCATCAGAGTTCAGATACAGAAACCCTATCATTACAGATAAAGATGTGGTGATTGCAATTTCTCAGTCTGGAGAAACAGCCGATACAATGGCTGCTTTAAAATTAGCAAAAGAAAAAGGTGCATTTATATATGGTATATGTAATGTTGTGGATTCTTCAATTGCAAGAATTACCGATGCAGGTTCATATACGCATGCCGGCCCTGAAATTGGGGTTGCTTCTACAAAAGCATTTACGGCGCAGCTTACTATTCTTACTTTAATTGCATTTAAACTAGGAAAACACAACGGAAACTTAGGAAACGCTGAATTTATGAGCTTAATTGCTGAGCTTGATGCTCTTCCTAAGAAAATTGAAGAAGTGTTAAATACCACTCATGAGCTTACTCAGAATATTGCAAAAGATTTTGTGAAAGCTACTAATTTCCTTTATTTAGGAAGAGGATACAATTATCCTGCGGCCTTAGAAGGAGCCTTAAAATTAAAAGAAATTTCTTATATCCATGCAGAAGGATACCCGGCTGCAGAAATGAAGCACGGTCCAATTGCCCTGATCGATGAAAACATGCCAATTGTAATCATAGCACCTAAAAAAGGACACTATGATAAAATTGTAAGTAATGTTCAGGAAATTAAAGCGAGAAAAGGAAAAATTATCGCTGTAGTGAATAAAGGAGACCGTCAGGTGAGTGAAATGGCTGATTATGTTATTGAAATCCCTGAAACTTCAGAATGTTTCTCTCCAATCGTTGCTTCCGTACCTCTGCAACTGCTTGCTTATTACATTGCAGTATATAGAGGAGCCAACGTAGATCAACCGAGAAACCTTGCAAAATCTGTTACCGTGGAATAAAAAGTTGTTGTAAATAAAATAAATTTAGATTTATTCCGTTATTTCAAAAAAAATCTTAAAAGTTTCTTAAAAAAATTATATATTTACGGCTTAATTATAAAAATTAACATGAAAAGGATATTTCTTTTATTATTGTCTGCGTCGGTAGCATCGGTATCTTGTTCAGGTGGTGGCAGCTCTTCTGTAGGGAAGCCAGGAACAAAAGGAGAATTGATACCAAGAGAAAAAACTAAATCATTTGTTGCGGAAAGACCATACGGAATGGTCGCAATTCCTGCAGGTTCATTTGTTGCTGGTTTAGCAGACCAGGATCCAACAAATACTCCTGAAAAAGCATCATTGAAGACAGTTACTGTTTCTTCTTTCTTCATGGATGAAGCAGAAACTACCAACTCGGAGTACAGAGTATTTATCAATTATGTAAGAGACTCTATTGCGAGAACTTTACTAGCTGAAGCTGCCGGAGAAGGTGGTGATGAAGGCGGACGTAAGGGAGCAGCAATAGGTGATTATGCATATCTTGCTAAAAAAGAAGAAAATTTAACACCTTATCAAGAATATATGGAAGGCCAGGGTGGCCGAGAGGACGGAAGCTATGATGCCAGCAAAAGATTAGATTGGAAAATCCCTTTACACTGGAGCACATCAAAATATCCGGATGTAGAATACGCAGAGGTTTTAGAATCTATGTATCTACCTTCTTCTTCAAGAATCGGGAACGAAAGAATTTTAGATGTAAGTAAGCTGAAATATACTTACCGTTGGGGAGATATGGACGCTGCTGTTGCAGATAACGAAAGAGGAGCTAATTACCTGAAAAGCGAAAGTATCGCGATCTATCCTGATACTACAGTTTGGGTAAAAGATTTCCACTTTGCTTACAATGAGCCATTGTTTGAACAGTATTTCTGGCACAAGGCTTATAAAGACTATCCTGTTGTTGGGGTAACCTGGGATCAGGCAAGGGCTTATTGTAACTTTAGATCTAAATTGAAAACTGATTACAACGAAAGTTTAAAAAGAAAAAAACAAAGACCATTAGAGTTCCGTCTTCCAACAGAAACTGAATGGGAATATGCTGCAAGAGGTGGAATGCAAAATGCTACTTACCCTTGGGGTGGTCCATATTTAATGGATGACAGAGGTTGTTACCTGGCTAACTTTAAGCCGAAGAGAGGTAACTATATGGAAGACGAGAAAAAAGGTACTTATACATATACAGCTCCAGTTAAGAAATTTAAGAAAAATGGGTTTGGGTTATTTGATATGGCTGGAAACGTTTCTGAGTGGACATTATCTGCGTACAACAATTCTTCATACGGATTCTCTTCTACATTAAATCCTTCTACTAAAGATAAAAAGGATACGAAGAAGTCTGTAAGAGGCGGATCTTGGAAAGATATAGGATATGCACTAATGACAGGTGCTAGAGATTGGGAAAGAAAAGATTCCGCAAGAAGCTATATCGGATTCAGAACTGTACAGGACATTCCTGAAGC
This genomic interval carries:
- a CDS encoding glycogen/starch synthase — encoded protein: MPNQKILYITTEMYPYQEDTNMAAVVNKMALKMHQEGNDVRVFMPRFGQISERKFQLHEVIRLSGMNIIINDLDQPLIIKVASLPGERLQVYFIDNEEYFKRKQYYFDDEGNPFEDNDERAIFFARGVIETIKKLNWVPDVIHLNGWMASFVPIYLKTYYESDTYFKDAKIVLSLYNEKDADLDKKIDEKLQFDNISGLKALDNPTIKSFVIESMNYVDAVVKGDEFLDEDLDKAFNETATQKSEYLDIDSINQLY
- a CDS encoding DUF4270 family protein — translated: MTHNLKRTFAMLLLAIFGSTFLYNCEPDPDSLGEQLFNNDAAQGNEIAYPVIAYNYNNNDSIRSDAARLISGVSESGAASYVGVLGAFTEGEFGMQRASYVTQLRMPVDNFDFNGANPKVDSVVLVVRPPANTTTNTYFFESDSLKTNTFEKSDFPVDGVATAVSIERKTYPVRKYGKIGGASKSMKVNVHEVTTFLDSNDDTFKRSNKSISTGELLGSGVFNGNISSLSITKKSDNSVVFTGNLGFRIKLSNTNFFQTHILDKKGKPELQDASNFIRYFKGIKISVDETDRYLYQFSPDDLQLVMYYKYDKTENGTTTRPQTTLNFNLGGSNAHIGLYEYSRSGSSVANALAASNPNEGDERLFVQGMGGPSVVVKIKDETIAQLKDVYNKEKAGIVSAKVRIYLDPLSWKNKNSTEDRKFSILTNTLNSNGTIDYSKLGFTSDLTSGLGLYYYKDNPGYYDFVVTKTIKDLVEGKKETVNGVEQLITNKPLVISAGTFAATATGSLLGVRNTTRAIDMNRIILTGIDKTNTNPKRIQLMVTYGTKK
- the glmS gene encoding glutamine--fructose-6-phosphate transaminase (isomerizing), producing MCGIVGYTGFQDAYEIVINGLRRLEYRGYDSAGIVLEGSDNKLEVEKTKGKVEDLVNISKELKGKSKIGMGHTRWATHGVPSDRNSHPHLSNNGKIAIVHNGIIENYDTIKTMLTEKGFTFKSETDTEVLVNLIQYFMDLNPETDFPTAVRYALNEVYGAYAITVLHEDYPGVLVVGRLGSPLAIGIGDKEYFIASDASPFVEFTKEAIYLEEGHMATISLENGVDIRTINDNSKIEPEIQELKLSLEQIEKGGYEHFMLKEIFEQPKSVHDTMRGRLLVDEGVIKMAGIWDHVERFKNANRIIIIACGTSWHAGLIGEYLIEEYARIPVEVEYASEFRYRNPIITDKDVVIAISQSGETADTMAALKLAKEKGAFIYGICNVVDSSIARITDAGSYTHAGPEIGVASTKAFTAQLTILTLIAFKLGKHNGNLGNAEFMSLIAELDALPKKIEEVLNTTHELTQNIAKDFVKATNFLYLGRGYNYPAALEGALKLKEISYIHAEGYPAAEMKHGPIALIDENMPIVIIAPKKGHYDKIVSNVQEIKARKGKIIAVVNKGDRQVSEMADYVIEIPETSECFSPIVASVPLQLLAYYIAVYRGANVDQPRNLAKSVTVE
- the gldK gene encoding gliding motility lipoprotein GldK, whose amino-acid sequence is MKRIFLLLLSASVASVSCSGGGSSSVGKPGTKGELIPREKTKSFVAERPYGMVAIPAGSFVAGLADQDPTNTPEKASLKTVTVSSFFMDEAETTNSEYRVFINYVRDSIARTLLAEAAGEGGDEGGRKGAAIGDYAYLAKKEENLTPYQEYMEGQGGREDGSYDASKRLDWKIPLHWSTSKYPDVEYAEVLESMYLPSSSRIGNERILDVSKLKYTYRWGDMDAAVADNERGANYLKSESIAIYPDTTVWVKDFHFAYNEPLFEQYFWHKAYKDYPVVGVTWDQARAYCNFRSKLKTDYNESLKRKKQRPLEFRLPTETEWEYAARGGMQNATYPWGGPYLMDDRGCYLANFKPKRGNYMEDEKKGTYTYTAPVKKFKKNGFGLFDMAGNVSEWTLSAYNNSSYGFSSTLNPSTKDKKDTKKSVRGGSWKDIGYALMTGARDWERKDSARSYIGFRTVQDIPEAAVKPRRVNR